The Chroogloeocystis siderophila 5.2 s.c.1 genome contains the following window.
CCCAAGCGGCTTTTGACTGAGATCGAGCCACCACAGCGCAAGAGAAGTTGTTGCACAATAGTTAAGCCTAGCCCTGCACCACTACCATCTTCACCAGCGGCGGGGCGGACGCGATAGAAGCGATCAAAGATCTTAGGAATTTCAGTCGGTGCAATACCAATACCTGTGTCGCGAAATTCGAGTTGGACAAAATCACCTTGCAGACGCGATCGCACCCAAACTTGACCGTTGGTAGGGGTAAACTTGATGCTGTTGTGCAATAAGTTAATCACAATTTGTTTGAGCCAAGCACTCACACAGGAAACGGGAGGTAAATCCTCAGGTACGGTGTAAGCAAGCATAATGCCTTTTTCAGTTGCTAATGGCTGATATGTACTGACAACGCCAGGCACAATTTCACTCAAGCGCACTGATTCTAAAGGTGTTTGTACCGCACGTTCCAACTGGATTAAGTCTAATAAACCATTAATGAGCGAGTTTTGGCGATCGCATTCTGTACTCAGTACTTGCAAATACCTTTGTTTTTGTGCAGGTTTAAGTTGCGGAGAATTGAGTAAACTGAGTGCCATTTTCATATGCGCCAAAGGTGTCCGCAGTTCTTGACACAACTCACTTACAAACTCATCTTTTAAAGAAAAACTACTTTGCTTTTTTGTCCGAGTTGCTTTATTAAGTGCGCGATCGCGGCGTAATTTAGTCCGACTGCGAATTTGTTCTTGGTGATGAATTTGTTTGGTTAAGATTTGATTTAAAAATAACGGTTCAGGAATTATTGGAACTTCTAGAGTTAACGACGTAGCTGATTGACTGATGCTTTTGAGACTATCAAGTACTGGTTGAATTACGCGTCCTTCAAACGAATAAGACGCGACCAACGGCGGCTTTTTGCGGCTTGTAGTTGGTGATGCATTTTCTTTGACTTTCTGTTGTCGCTGCTTTGGTCCTAGTCGATATGCCAGGATTAGACCACAGAAATTACTAGAGGCGATCGCCAAAAAGTATTCTCGACGTAACTGATTATTTAGTTTAAGCGGAATGGGAACGTTAGGAGACTTGAATTCGTCAGCGTTGTCGCCGCCTTGGTGAACAATCATGTATGTAATATGCGGCTGCTGTACTTGATTGTGATAACGCTGAATTTCTGCGTGCCAAATTTCACCTGGTGGTAGCTTTAACCACAGTGTTGCCGAAATTTGATTTTCAATCAAAACATCAATTGTCGCCCTGACTAATGAAAGCAAAGTTGCAGCGCTAACAGCTAAAAGTTGCGGGGGTGGTTCTACGTTGAGAATAGACTTATAAAGCGAATCCATAGTGAGTAATATTGTTTTGCTTTAAAGTTGCTACTTAGGAGAAGCAGAGGAAGAATAAAATGAGGGGTAACTCAAAACTCGCGCACTAGTC
Protein-coding sequences here:
- a CDS encoding DICT sensory domain-containing protein; its protein translation is MDSLYKSILNVEPPPQLLAVSAATLLSLVRATIDVLIENQISATLWLKLPPGEIWHAEIQRYHNQVQQPHITYMIVHQGGDNADEFKSPNVPIPLKLNNQLRREYFLAIASSNFCGLILAYRLGPKQRQQKVKENASPTTSRKKPPLVASYSFEGRVIQPVLDSLKSISQSATSLTLEVPIIPEPLFLNQILTKQIHHQEQIRSRTKLRRDRALNKATRTKKQSSFSLKDEFVSELCQELRTPLAHMKMALSLLNSPQLKPAQKQRYLQVLSTECDRQNSLINGLLDLIQLERAVQTPLESVRLSEIVPGVVSTYQPLATEKGIMLAYTVPEDLPPVSCVSAWLKQIVINLLHNSIKFTPTNGQVWVRSRLQGDFVQLEFRDTGIGIAPTEIPKIFDRFYRVRPAAGEDGSGAGLGLTIVQQLLLRCGGSISVKSRLGEGSTFNVLLPVDPVERSGFRDRGSES